In one Tepidisphaeraceae bacterium genomic region, the following are encoded:
- a CDS encoding ParB/RepB/Spo0J family partition protein: MLVSSLKPSATNDSLYRPIDTDDANFKKLVRSVLKRGRVMQPLLATRDGILISGHRRLAAAKVAQLVAVPCQFTERDRQDYSDAEFLELIREHNLQREKTLAEQHNEALVDVAREGTAYADLLADRQEKLDKSGFSLMTFDIVGEKVRSEISKALHPFLIACMRVIDQNRDFWPLSVRQIHYRLLGENAPLKHASKPGSTYVNDRKSYQALSDLLTRGRLVGRIPWHTISDETRDFEGWPVHQAIGPYITSQMDRLFTTYWRDRLQSQPHHVEVIGEKNTVKTIVSSVCREYTVPYSIGRGYCSIPPRYEMAQRFRRSGKDRLIVLILSDLDPDGSEIAQSFARSMRDDFNIANIEPIKVALTPEQIDQYDLPPKMVAKPTSSNYAKFVAAHGQHVFELEALEASQLQDVLRDAINRVLDIDLYNREVEAEARDADYLKACRLTLIKAAQQMGIRGLSA, encoded by the coding sequence GTGCTCGTGTCGTCGCTCAAGCCGTCCGCAACCAACGACTCCCTATACCGCCCGATCGACACCGACGACGCCAACTTTAAGAAGCTGGTGCGCAGCGTCCTGAAGCGCGGACGTGTCATGCAGCCGCTACTGGCGACGCGCGACGGAATCCTAATCAGCGGTCACCGAAGGCTAGCCGCGGCAAAGGTCGCACAGCTTGTCGCGGTGCCGTGCCAGTTCACGGAAAGGGACCGCCAAGATTATAGCGATGCCGAATTTCTTGAGCTGATCCGTGAGCACAACCTGCAAAGGGAAAAGACGCTCGCGGAGCAGCACAACGAGGCGCTGGTAGACGTCGCCCGCGAAGGCACCGCCTACGCCGACCTGCTGGCCGATCGTCAGGAGAAACTAGACAAGTCTGGTTTCTCTTTAATGACGTTCGACATCGTTGGCGAAAAGGTCCGTTCCGAGATATCAAAGGCGCTTCACCCGTTCCTAATTGCGTGCATGCGTGTCATCGACCAGAACCGCGATTTCTGGCCCCTAAGCGTCCGCCAGATTCACTATCGCCTGCTGGGTGAGAACGCCCCGCTAAAGCACGCGAGCAAGCCCGGATCGACGTATGTGAACGATCGCAAGTCTTACCAGGCGCTCAGCGACCTGCTGACGCGCGGCCGCCTCGTTGGTCGAATCCCTTGGCACACCATCAGTGATGAGACACGCGACTTTGAGGGCTGGCCAGTCCATCAGGCAATCGGACCCTACATCACGTCTCAAATGGATCGGTTGTTCACCACCTACTGGCGTGACCGCCTGCAAAGTCAGCCGCATCACGTCGAAGTCATCGGTGAGAAAAATACGGTTAAGACGATCGTGAGTTCCGTTTGCCGTGAATACACCGTGCCCTACTCGATCGGCCGCGGCTACTGCAGCATCCCGCCACGCTACGAGATGGCCCAACGCTTCCGACGAAGCGGCAAAGACCGCCTAATCGTGCTGATCCTCAGCGACTTGGACCCGGACGGTTCGGAAATCGCGCAGAGCTTCGCCCGGTCGATGCGCGACGACTTCAACATCGCAAACATTGAACCGATAAAGGTGGCGCTGACGCCCGAGCAGATCGACCAGTACGACCTGCCGCCGAAGATGGTGGCCAAACCAACGTCTAGCAACTACGCCAAGTTCGTCGCGGCTCACGGGCAACACGTATTCGAGCTTGAGGCTCTGGAGGCGTCGCAGTTGCAGGACGTATTGCGCGATGCAATCAACCGGGTGCTCGATATTGATCTTTACAACCGCGAAGTCGAAGCCGAGGCCAGAGACGCGGATTACCTGAAGGCATGCCGGCTAACGCTCATCAAGGCCGCGCAGCAGATGGGAATACGCGGCCTGTCAGCATGA
- a CDS encoding HNH endonuclease signature motif containing protein yields MNPTTTARKPRLLRKTNTNGYLMLRRPSHPMVTRNGYAYAHRVVLFDRIGPGQHKCNWCPRIVTWAHRWPLQPDSLTVDHVDSAKANNDDANLVPSCPSCNSRRAAARRAAIKRLMGRLAA; encoded by the coding sequence ATGAACCCCACCACCACCGCGCGCAAGCCGCGCCTGCTGCGGAAGACCAACACCAATGGCTATCTGATGCTGCGCCGACCGTCGCACCCGATGGTCACGCGCAACGGCTACGCCTACGCCCACCGCGTCGTTCTCTTCGACCGGATCGGCCCCGGCCAGCACAAGTGCAACTGGTGCCCGCGCATCGTCACATGGGCGCACCGCTGGCCGCTGCAACCCGACAGCCTCACGGTCGATCACGTCGATTCCGCCAAGGCCAACAACGACGACGCCAACCTCGTGCCCTCGTGCCCGTCCTGCAACTCGCGACGGGCAGCGGCACGCCGGGCGGCGATCAAACGCTTGATGGGGAGGCTGGCGGCTTGA
- a CDS encoding phage terminase small subunit P27 family, with protein MTKTNRPPAPEEIDGEALLEWERVCNELESLNQLQATDRAILVLYVETWQTWRRATAGVNKHGAVIRYPNKTVGPSPFYNVAKDCAKQLRGLLADLGLNPAVRLSNAGTNPADEPEPDFTA; from the coding sequence ATGACTAAGACCAATCGCCCGCCCGCCCCGGAAGAGATCGACGGCGAAGCGCTGCTGGAGTGGGAGCGGGTTTGCAACGAACTGGAATCGTTGAACCAGCTTCAGGCCACCGACCGCGCCATCCTCGTGCTGTATGTCGAGACATGGCAGACCTGGCGACGGGCGACGGCCGGCGTGAACAAGCACGGTGCCGTTATCCGCTACCCGAACAAGACCGTGGGGCCGAGCCCCTTCTACAACGTGGCGAAGGACTGTGCCAAGCAACTGCGCGGCCTGCTGGCCGACCTGGGACTTAACCCCGCCGTGCGGCTGAGCAACGCTGGCACCAATCCCGCCGACGAGCCCGAGCCGGACTTCACCGCCTAA
- a CDS encoding AP2 domain-containing protein, translating to MRKLRRKNVPPERQPYFDEAMNCYRVPLTNGRTATIDAEDVERVSQFLWRWRPHKSLANGQAEHRLYVSRTEYTNVRLSRFILGVSDDVRFINHINDDSLDYRKANLRTFTREESSRHFKKMKKNRFGDTPSSRFKGVSRFQDTGKWIAQIRKDGVNYYLGLFTDEEAAARAYDASALEKFGHAARINFAIPLTQEAA from the coding sequence ATGCGAAAGCTAAGGCGAAAGAACGTGCCACCGGAGCGGCAACCGTACTTTGATGAGGCGATGAACTGTTACCGCGTCCCATTGACCAATGGTCGCACAGCGACAATCGACGCTGAAGACGTCGAACGGGTGTCGCAGTTCCTATGGCGATGGAGGCCGCACAAGTCGCTGGCCAATGGGCAAGCGGAGCACCGCCTGTACGTGTCGCGCACCGAGTACACAAACGTGCGGCTGAGTCGATTCATCCTCGGTGTCAGTGACGACGTTCGGTTCATCAACCACATCAACGACGACTCGCTCGACTACCGAAAAGCGAACCTGCGGACATTCACGCGAGAGGAGTCGTCCCGACACTTCAAGAAGATGAAGAAGAACCGCTTTGGTGACACGCCAAGCAGCCGCTTCAAGGGCGTTTCGCGGTTCCAAGACACTGGTAAATGGATCGCCCAAATCCGAAAGGACGGGGTGAACTATTACCTTGGCCTATTCACAGACGAAGAGGCCGCGGCCCGAGCGTACGATGCCAGCGCGTTGGAGAAGTTCGGCCACGCGGCGCGCATCAACTTTGCCATCCCACTGACCCAGGAGGCCGCATGA
- a CDS encoding terminase large subunit gives MPVLQLATGSGTPGGDQTLDGEAGGLKRLELKEDAEFYYDEAAAMAPVRFAEKFLRHYEGQWAGQPFTLMDWQRDEVIKPLFGWKRRKDGRRRFRELWLLTAKGAGKTPLLALVGMFMLLADGEEAPHIISSATDVPQARLTFDAAKKYIAANRTLERACRSLQHEIKGPKNAKWEAVSGSAEGRHGYRPTCLLMDEAHEWPNGALYKNLTANMFKRPNSLTLVTTNAGPSRTCFAWSLHERALAVLNGTSDNTKLLPVIYETPEDMDWTTEAAAKVANPSIGHLVQFEDLATELSDAKLSDDAEARYRRLYLSQWQKTGEGRWLSMALWDACETVDALTIPTDAALFVGLDLSLGDDLCAVAFVWATPERFYLDSHFWTPKATAEGYEASHGVPYQKWANDGHITLVDELTISGAVHDRIAAYIVERAKGHKVRAICFDRAHALHTVKALEAAGLRAVPIGQGYEVSPGCFELERRIKESTVTIRANGVLRFCATNAEIYEDQRGNIYPIKPGAKGKFKGTKHLKIDGISAAANAFKEAKRHTFPKVRTIFKGPRVI, from the coding sequence GTGCCCGTCCTGCAACTCGCGACGGGCAGCGGCACGCCGGGCGGCGATCAAACGCTTGATGGGGAGGCTGGCGGCTTGAAGCGGCTTGAACTGAAGGAAGACGCCGAATTCTACTACGACGAAGCCGCGGCGATGGCCCCGGTTCGGTTCGCGGAGAAGTTCTTGCGCCACTACGAAGGGCAATGGGCGGGCCAGCCGTTCACGCTCATGGATTGGCAGCGCGACGAGGTGATCAAACCCCTCTTCGGCTGGAAGCGCCGGAAGGATGGCCGCCGCCGGTTCCGCGAACTGTGGTTGCTGACCGCCAAGGGAGCGGGCAAGACACCGCTGCTGGCGCTCGTGGGCATGTTCATGCTGCTGGCAGATGGGGAGGAAGCGCCGCACATCATCAGCAGCGCCACGGACGTGCCGCAGGCCCGGCTCACGTTCGACGCCGCCAAGAAGTACATCGCCGCCAACCGGACGCTGGAACGCGCCTGCCGTAGTCTGCAACACGAGATCAAGGGACCGAAGAACGCGAAGTGGGAGGCGGTGAGCGGATCGGCGGAAGGCCGACACGGTTACCGCCCCACCTGCCTGCTGATGGACGAGGCGCACGAGTGGCCGAATGGTGCGCTCTACAAGAACCTGACCGCCAATATGTTCAAGCGGCCCAACTCGCTGACGTTGGTGACGACCAACGCCGGTCCCAGCCGCACCTGCTTCGCGTGGTCCCTGCACGAGCGTGCCTTGGCGGTCCTGAACGGCACGAGCGACAACACGAAGCTACTGCCGGTGATCTACGAGACGCCGGAAGACATGGATTGGACGACCGAGGCCGCGGCGAAGGTCGCCAACCCTTCCATCGGCCACCTCGTTCAGTTTGAAGACCTCGCCACCGAACTGAGCGACGCGAAGCTGAGCGACGACGCCGAGGCCCGGTATCGTCGGCTGTACCTGTCGCAGTGGCAAAAGACGGGTGAGGGCCGCTGGCTGAGCATGGCATTGTGGGACGCGTGCGAGACGGTCGACGCGCTGACCATCCCGACCGACGCCGCGCTATTCGTGGGGCTCGACCTGAGCCTGGGCGACGACCTTTGCGCCGTCGCGTTCGTCTGGGCGACGCCCGAACGGTTCTACCTCGACTCCCATTTCTGGACGCCCAAGGCCACCGCTGAGGGGTACGAGGCATCGCACGGCGTGCCGTACCAGAAGTGGGCGAACGACGGGCATATCACGCTGGTGGACGAGCTGACCATCAGCGGCGCGGTGCACGACCGGATCGCCGCCTACATCGTGGAGCGTGCGAAGGGTCACAAGGTCCGGGCGATCTGCTTCGACCGCGCCCACGCCCTGCACACAGTCAAGGCGCTGGAGGCCGCGGGATTGCGGGCGGTGCCGATCGGCCAGGGCTACGAGGTGTCGCCCGGCTGCTTCGAGCTGGAACGCCGCATCAAGGAATCGACCGTCACCATCCGCGCCAACGGCGTGCTGCGGTTCTGCGCGACGAACGCCGAAATCTACGAGGACCAGCGCGGCAACATCTACCCGATCAAGCCGGGGGCCAAGGGCAAGTTCAAGGGCACCAAGCACCTGAAGATCGACGGCATATCCGCCGCGGCCAACGCCTTCAAAGAAGCAAAGCGTCACACGTTCCCCAAAGTCCGAACCATCTTCAAAGGACCCAGAGTCATATGA
- a CDS encoding DUF1580 domain-containing protein, translated as MTDSFLNEPAITLAEATRLPQLARNGRRPNPSTIFRWASCGVRGVKLEIRQVGGSKCTSREAVTRFIARLSGDEGAPVARINPPAGTGGGAVELELQAAGF; from the coding sequence ATGACCGATTCATTCCTGAACGAGCCAGCCATCACTTTGGCAGAGGCAACGCGACTGCCCCAACTCGCACGCAACGGCCGCCGTCCAAACCCTTCCACGATATTTCGCTGGGCATCCTGCGGGGTCCGGGGCGTCAAGCTTGAGATTCGCCAGGTGGGCGGCAGTAAGTGCACGAGCCGCGAAGCCGTCACGCGATTCATCGCCCGCCTGAGCGGTGACGAGGGTGCCCCCGTCGCTCGCATCAATCCACCCGCAGGCACCGGTGGCGGCGCGGTCGAACTGGAGCTTCAGGCGGCTGGGTTCTAG
- a CDS encoding phage portal protein, with translation MNLAPEALEVINMGGSYEGGIIPPALINAYSAMAITPYWRAMNFLATNLAAFPRSVRQNGNRMDDAEPHPLAKLLRRKPNGYQTPQVMWRTFYYHAANKGNGYLWIERDAATFKPIGLHNLLPEDVHPIRYIHEGEKTPTQYYLVRSTKTVLSGADVIHIQALGHDGHCGTNPVEQHEATFQQAMALDRFQTRFLQKGTMIRAAIELPEAVGADDDLVDEIQETMRRYFRGADAERDIVVLPNGAKLNNATLSPADSQLAEQGAVLTKKIAQITGVPPHFLYEFKDAKYNNLTEQMGQDVVRYTFLPWIQQTEEELTAKLLTDDELDEGYAIHLNPDALLRGSSKEQMEVVTLGVKSGIYTENEGRGLIGMPAVADASANQLKRLGDTAPPPAAGDAEAE, from the coding sequence ATGAACCTCGCACCCGAAGCATTGGAAGTGATCAACATGGGCGGCAGCTACGAGGGCGGGATCATCCCCCCGGCGCTGATCAACGCTTACTCCGCGATGGCCATCACCCCCTACTGGCGGGCGATGAACTTTCTGGCCACGAACCTTGCGGCGTTCCCGCGGTCGGTGCGCCAGAACGGCAACCGGATGGACGACGCCGAGCCGCACCCGCTGGCGAAGCTGCTGCGCCGCAAGCCCAACGGCTACCAGACGCCGCAAGTGATGTGGCGGACGTTCTACTACCACGCCGCCAACAAGGGCAACGGCTATCTGTGGATCGAACGGGACGCCGCGACGTTCAAGCCGATCGGCCTGCACAACCTGTTGCCCGAGGACGTCCACCCAATCCGGTACATCCACGAGGGCGAGAAGACGCCAACGCAATACTACCTCGTGCGATCGACCAAGACCGTGCTGAGCGGGGCCGACGTCATCCACATTCAGGCGCTGGGGCACGACGGGCATTGCGGCACGAACCCCGTGGAGCAGCACGAGGCGACGTTTCAGCAGGCCATGGCGCTCGACCGGTTCCAAACCCGTTTCCTGCAAAAGGGCACGATGATCCGGGCGGCCATCGAGTTGCCCGAGGCGGTCGGGGCCGACGATGACCTCGTGGACGAGATCCAAGAGACGATGCGCCGCTACTTCCGCGGTGCCGATGCCGAGCGCGATATCGTCGTGCTGCCCAACGGCGCGAAGCTGAACAACGCCACGCTATCGCCGGCCGACAGCCAGCTTGCCGAGCAGGGGGCGGTACTGACGAAGAAGATCGCCCAGATTACAGGCGTCCCGCCCCACTTCCTCTACGAGTTCAAGGATGCCAAATACAACAACCTGACCGAGCAGATGGGCCAGGACGTAGTGCGCTACACGTTCCTGCCGTGGATTCAGCAGACCGAGGAAGAGCTGACCGCCAAGCTGCTGACCGACGACGAGCTTGACGAGGGCTACGCGATCCACCTGAACCCCGACGCCCTGCTGCGCGGATCGTCCAAGGAGCAGATGGAAGTCGTCACCCTTGGCGTCAAGTCGGGCATCTACACCGAGAACGAGGGCCGCGGGCTGATCGGGATGCCCGCCGTGGCCGACGCCAGCGCCAACCAACTCAAGCGGCTGGGCGACACCGCGCCCCCGCCGGCCGCTGGCGACGCGGAAGCCGAGTGA
- a CDS encoding HK97 family phage prohead protease: MKNEALKFYTIDTQFAVASTEGKPTTLTGYAIVYNALSDDRGGYRVRIKPGSVSFAKEVQALYYHAHPEVLGTTANGSLRLTSDTFGVKVEIDLPDTQRARDVAELVGKRYVTGMSFAMVSTPKGTFTTEGGQRILNAEAFTIDEVTVTGIPAFVQSNITVKTDDDARFASRRADALRLDQFKLDLYRLPGALPAAV; the protein is encoded by the coding sequence ATGAAAAACGAAGCGCTGAAGTTCTACACCATCGACACGCAGTTCGCCGTCGCATCGACCGAGGGCAAGCCGACGACCCTCACGGGCTATGCGATCGTCTACAACGCGCTATCGGACGACCGCGGCGGCTACCGCGTGCGGATCAAGCCCGGTTCGGTGTCGTTCGCCAAGGAGGTGCAGGCGCTGTACTACCACGCCCACCCCGAAGTTCTGGGCACGACCGCCAACGGGTCGCTGCGCCTCACGTCCGACACGTTCGGCGTGAAGGTGGAGATCGACCTGCCCGACACCCAGCGCGCCCGCGACGTGGCCGAGCTGGTGGGCAAGCGGTACGTCACCGGGATGAGCTTCGCCATGGTGAGCACGCCCAAGGGCACGTTCACCACCGAGGGCGGGCAACGCATCCTCAACGCCGAGGCGTTCACCATCGACGAGGTGACCGTGACCGGCATTCCCGCGTTCGTTCAATCCAACATCACGGTGAAGACGGACGACGACGCCCGATTCGCCAGCCGCCGGGCCGACGCCCTGCGCCTCGATCAATTCAAACTCGACCTGTACCGGCTACCGGGCGCGTTGCCTGCCGCCGTCTAA